A single genomic interval of Shewanella halotolerans harbors:
- a CDS encoding rhodanese-like domain-containing protein, whose protein sequence is MKSKLGLSLALLLGLTPLCSQAGGGAEMAPAHRYEHSLHTISLAEAEALLAQKDVYFFDVNTLELWAEGYIPGAVYFNVDNWKTLLPEDKAARMVFYCANRLCNASEIAAHQVMKLGYTNVMQMHDGIYGWRLSGRSIEKP, encoded by the coding sequence ATGAAATCCAAACTAGGGCTATCACTGGCATTGCTGCTGGGGCTAACCCCGCTGTGCAGCCAGGCGGGTGGCGGCGCCGAGATGGCACCGGCGCACAGATACGAGCATAGCCTGCATACCATCAGCCTGGCCGAGGCCGAGGCCCTGCTGGCTCAGAAAGATGTCTACTTCTTCGACGTCAACACCTTAGAGCTGTGGGCCGAGGGCTATATCCCTGGGGCCGTCTACTTCAATGTCGATAACTGGAAAACCCTGCTGCCCGAGGATAAGGCGGCGCGCATGGTGTTTTACTGCGCTAATCGCCTCTGCAATGCCAGCGAGATCGCAGCTCATCAGGTGATGAAGCTGGGCTACACCAATGTGATGCAGATGCACGATGGCATCTATGGCTGGCGCCTGTCGGGTAGAAGTATTGAAAAACCATAA
- a CDS encoding tetratricopeptide repeat protein: MNSLVFAMAVTLVCFIAPIWRHYFIQEANALAGDATIPARKQTLTPIVLTGMLLLIPLTLYGLLGRFNDWHTGQVDENIDYLIAADINKNARILDDTPLDRLALLNLANAYTEGGRYGEAVETLDKLLAIAPDAELYGMKATALYYRDNRVMSLEVSLVISQALALDPEEVQSLLLMATHAYLNRDFQQAIVHWRQLLDSDNPNINRASINSAIVNAEQKMANRTVTASE, translated from the coding sequence ATGAATAGTTTAGTGTTCGCCATGGCGGTAACCCTGGTCTGTTTTATTGCGCCCATCTGGCGCCACTATTTCATCCAAGAGGCTAACGCCCTAGCCGGCGATGCGACCATCCCTGCTAGGAAGCAGACCCTGACACCTATTGTGCTGACAGGCATGCTACTGCTGATACCACTTACCCTCTATGGCCTGCTGGGCCGCTTCAACGACTGGCATACCGGCCAGGTCGACGAAAACATCGACTACCTGATCGCCGCCGACATCAACAAGAATGCGCGCATCTTGGATGACACGCCCCTAGATAGACTGGCCTTACTCAACCTGGCCAATGCCTACACCGAAGGGGGACGCTACGGTGAGGCGGTAGAGACCTTAGATAAATTACTGGCAATAGCGCCCGACGCCGAGCTGTATGGCATGAAGGCGACGGCGCTCTATTACCGTGATAACCGCGTCATGAGCCTGGAGGTTTCCCTCGTGATATCCCAGGCGCTGGCGCTCGACCCCGAGGAAGTGCAGTCACTACTGCTGATGGCGACCCACGCTTATCTGAATAGGGATTTTCAGCAAGCGATCGTCCATTGGCGGCAGTTACTGGACAGCGATAACCCCAACATAAACCGAGCATCGATTAACAGTGCGATTGTCAACGCTGAGCAGAAGATGGCTAACCGTACCGTGACTGCATCTGAGTAA
- a CDS encoding 4Fe-4S dicluster domain-containing protein → MSENIERRRFLKCLGAGSLMLAPLGCSVKEQTAQDAAPHYVMVFDQNKCVGCGGCKEACNKANNLPEGRSRVVLEQQSSAVAGQACPHCGKTDCDCQRKYVRVSCQQCQNAPCVSVCPTGAAHRDPKTGIVTMDASKCAGCKYCIAACPYNARYINSETDVADNCDFCLQSKLAKGELPACVQECRYDALVFGDANDPNSYVSRLLAVKDSVRVKAHLGTEPSLRYIPIVKLGV, encoded by the coding sequence GTGAGTGAAAATATAGAGAGACGGAGGTTCCTGAAATGCTTAGGAGCCGGCTCTTTGATGTTGGCGCCCTTGGGGTGCAGCGTTAAGGAGCAGACAGCGCAAGATGCCGCACCGCACTATGTGATGGTGTTCGATCAAAACAAATGTGTGGGGTGTGGCGGCTGTAAGGAGGCCTGTAACAAGGCCAATAATCTGCCCGAGGGACGTTCGCGGGTGGTACTGGAGCAGCAGTCATCTGCCGTTGCCGGGCAGGCTTGTCCGCACTGCGGCAAGACAGACTGTGACTGTCAGCGTAAGTATGTGCGGGTCTCCTGTCAGCAATGTCAGAACGCCCCTTGTGTGTCTGTGTGTCCCACAGGCGCGGCCCATAGGGATCCCAAGACGGGCATAGTGACCATGGACGCCAGCAAATGCGCCGGCTGTAAATACTGTATCGCCGCCTGTCCCTACAACGCCCGCTATATCAACAGCGAGACGGATGTGGCCGACAACTGCGACTTCTGTCTGCAGAGCAAGTTGGCCAAGGGAGAGCTGCCCGCCTGCGTGCAGGAGTGTCGCTACGACGCCCTGGTCTTTGGCGACGCCAACGACCCCAACTCCTATGTCAGTCGCCTGCTGGCGGTGAAGGATTCGGTGCGGGTCAAGGCTCACTTGGGTACGGAGCCTAGCCTACGTTACATACCTATCGTTAAGTTGGGGGTATAG
- a CDS encoding FKBP-type peptidyl-prolyl cis-trans isomerase — translation MKANLLKSCRVTTLALACTWSFFATASESPQEVEDASYALGASVGHYISGKIYNQVDLGAQVKVDTVIQGVIDALKGEGKMSNEEILTHLNARAEWLNNAKAAKLEALASKHQAEGQAYLAANQAKPGVKVTESGLQYEVIKQGDGPKPVESDVVTVHYVGKLLDGTEFDNSYERDEPNRFALLSVIDGWKEGIALMNVGSTYRLTIPAELAYGKEVVGVIPPGSTLIFDVELLKMEAPGENAHGMGLSGMGMGGMMGMGH, via the coding sequence ATGAAAGCGAACCTACTGAAATCTTGTCGTGTCACCACCTTAGCCCTGGCCTGCACCTGGTCATTCTTTGCCACGGCAAGCGAGTCGCCCCAGGAGGTCGAAGATGCCTCCTATGCATTGGGGGCCTCTGTCGGTCATTACATCTCCGGCAAGATCTATAACCAGGTCGACCTTGGCGCCCAGGTCAAGGTCGATACCGTGATCCAGGGAGTGATCGACGCCCTTAAGGGTGAGGGCAAGATGTCCAACGAAGAGATACTGACTCACCTCAACGCCCGCGCCGAGTGGCTCAACAACGCCAAGGCCGCCAAACTCGAAGCCTTAGCCAGCAAGCATCAGGCCGAGGGCCAGGCCTACCTGGCGGCCAACCAGGCCAAACCTGGAGTCAAGGTGACCGAGTCGGGTTTGCAATATGAGGTGATCAAACAGGGCGACGGCCCTAAGCCAGTCGAGTCTGATGTGGTCACAGTGCACTACGTGGGTAAGCTGCTGGACGGCACCGAATTTGATAACTCTTATGAGCGCGACGAGCCCAACCGTTTCGCCCTGCTGTCGGTGATCGACGGCTGGAAAGAGGGGATCGCCCTGATGAATGTGGGCTCTACCTATCGTCTGACTATTCCTGCCGAGCTGGCTTATGGCAAGGAGGTGGTGGGCGTGATCCCGCCTGGCTCGACCCTGATCTTCGATGTCGAGCTGCTCAAGATGGAGGCGCCCGGCGAGAACGCTCACGGCATGGGCCTCAGCGGTATGGGCATGGGCGGCATGATGGGCATGGGCCACTAG
- the nrfD gene encoding NrfD/PsrC family molybdoenzyme membrane anchor subunit translates to MDGTLEFTMGLSEGVAWPWPIAVYLFFAGISGGALSVALFIRFYKQQSANTPFLKASALIAFVTIALGMLCLVLDLTNPLFFWRILVYYNLNSVMSVGVIALSAYIPLVALIALFALEEEIRRLPMLAPLLPLIDKLRPWRRSGEALVLVLALAVCAYTGFLISALIRFPIINTSVLPALFVASGLSAGAAAAKMLAVGLFKEDRHSSDMQILHGAEWPIMFAEALFLFMIIMSLVTGNAGAQSAFEAFHTGSWSMVFWLGVVGVGFGGPLLLNFATGERFSHSSQAFYLSGLCAVSGMMCLRMFILYAGQNFAI, encoded by the coding sequence ATGGACGGAACACTCGAATTTACCATGGGCCTCTCGGAAGGGGTCGCCTGGCCCTGGCCCATCGCCGTTTACCTGTTCTTCGCCGGTATCTCGGGCGGTGCATTGTCGGTCGCCCTGTTTATCCGCTTCTATAAGCAGCAGAGCGCCAATACTCCCTTCCTCAAGGCATCGGCGCTGATCGCCTTCGTCACCATCGCCCTAGGCATGCTCTGTCTGGTGCTGGATTTGACCAATCCGCTGTTCTTCTGGCGCATCTTGGTCTACTACAACCTCAACTCAGTGATGTCGGTCGGGGTGATCGCCCTGTCAGCCTATATTCCGCTGGTGGCCCTGATTGCCCTGTTTGCGCTTGAGGAGGAGATACGTCGCCTGCCTATGCTGGCGCCGCTGCTACCCTTGATCGACAAGCTCAGACCCTGGCGTCGTAGCGGCGAGGCCCTGGTGCTGGTGCTGGCGCTGGCGGTATGTGCCTACACAGGCTTCTTGATCTCGGCGCTGATCCGCTTCCCCATCATCAACACCTCTGTGTTGCCGGCCTTATTTGTGGCCTCTGGCCTGTCGGCCGGCGCTGCGGCGGCCAAGATGCTGGCGGTGGGGCTGTTTAAGGAAGACAGACACAGCAGCGACATGCAGATTCTGCACGGCGCCGAGTGGCCCATCATGTTTGCCGAAGCCCTGTTCCTCTTCATGATCATCATGTCGTTGGTAACTGGTAACGCCGGTGCCCAGAGCGCCTTCGAGGCCTTCCACACAGGCAGCTGGTCCATGGTGTTCTGGTTGGGTGTCGTGGGTGTGGGATTCGGCGGCCCCTTGCTGCTGAACTTCGCCACCGGCGAGCGCTTTAGCCATTCCTCTCAGGCCTTCTACCTCTC